One genomic region from Granulicatella adiacens ATCC 49175 encodes:
- a CDS encoding methionine ABC transporter ATP-binding protein: protein MIKLENIDVTFKQGVKVVNAVKNVSLHVEPGDIYGIIGYSGAGKSTLVRTINLLQRPTKGNVVVNGVDLLKLKPKGLRAARKKIGMIFQHFNLMNTLSVFDNVAFPLKKSGKTKSEIEQKVLSLLELVGLEDKVNSYPRQLSGGQKQRVAIARALANDPDVLLCDEATSALDPKTTYSILELLQKVNVQLGITIVIITHEMQVVKEICNKVAVMEEGEVIEQGSVLEIFTNPERDLTKDFIDTATHINQGIETVLSHEQLLNLQEGDYLVKISFVGASTGEPLITKLSTQFQVAANILFANVEIIQDTPVGTLLVGLSGEKSGIENALSYIKEQGVSVDVLEESKGGA from the coding sequence ATGATTAAATTAGAGAACATTGACGTGACTTTTAAACAAGGTGTAAAAGTAGTCAATGCAGTAAAAAATGTATCTTTGCATGTGGAACCAGGAGATATTTATGGGATTATCGGATATAGTGGTGCTGGTAAAAGTACGCTAGTGCGAACGATTAATCTTCTCCAACGCCCTACCAAAGGGAATGTGGTGGTAAACGGTGTTGATTTACTAAAGTTGAAACCAAAAGGACTACGTGCAGCTCGTAAGAAAATTGGGATGATTTTCCAACATTTCAATTTGATGAATACTTTATCAGTATTTGATAATGTGGCTTTTCCATTAAAAAAATCAGGGAAAACCAAATCAGAAATTGAACAAAAAGTACTATCCCTATTAGAATTGGTAGGTTTAGAAGATAAGGTCAACAGTTATCCTCGTCAGCTGTCTGGGGGACAAAAACAACGTGTCGCGATTGCCAGAGCGTTAGCCAATGACCCAGATGTATTGCTCTGTGATGAAGCAACGAGTGCGCTAGATCCTAAAACAACTTATTCGATTTTGGAATTATTGCAGAAAGTAAATGTACAATTAGGTATTACCATCGTCATCATCACGCATGAGATGCAAGTTGTAAAAGAAATTTGTAATAAAGTAGCGGTTATGGAGGAGGGCGAAGTGATTGAACAAGGAAGCGTTCTTGAAATCTTTACAAACCCAGAACGCGACTTAACAAAAGACTTCATTGATACAGCGACTCATATCAACCAAGGAATTGAAACGGTGCTTTCGCATGAGCAGTTATTGAATCTACAAGAAGGCGACTACTTAGTGAAGATATCTTTTGTAGGAGCTTCAACTGGAGAGCCATTAATTACAAAACTATCGACTCAATTCCAAGTGGCAGCGAATATCTTGTTTGCCAATGTTGAGATTATTCAAGATACACCAGTAGGAACACTATTAGTGGGACTATCAGGAGAAAAATCTGGGATTGAAAATGCACTTTCTTACATCAAAGAACAAGGTGTTTCAGTTGATGTCTTAGAAGAGTCAAAGGGAGGTGCTTAG
- a CDS encoding methionine ABC transporter permease, translating to MDVLELIDFKSWFPNIDARVWEEIIKATMDTLIMVGISGFIAGILGIALGVTLVVTREGNILGNKFVYLILDKIVNIFRSIPFIILAMLLIPFTRFIIGTTIGIPGAIVPLVVATVPFFSRQVQLALTEVDKGVIEASVAMGCTPLEIIFRVYLKEGLPSLIRAGSLTIISLIGLTTMAGAFGAGGIGNVAISRGYSRFQGDVIVVSTLIMLIVVFITQAIGDYLEKKATK from the coding sequence ATGGATGTATTAGAATTGATAGATTTTAAATCTTGGTTTCCAAATATTGATGCCAGAGTTTGGGAAGAAATTATAAAAGCTACGATGGATACGTTAATAATGGTAGGAATTTCTGGTTTCATCGCTGGAATTTTAGGGATTGCCTTAGGTGTGACATTAGTAGTGACACGTGAGGGGAATATCCTTGGAAACAAATTTGTCTATTTAATACTAGATAAAATCGTGAATATTTTCCGTTCGATACCATTTATTATTTTAGCGATGTTATTAATTCCATTTACTCGCTTTATTATCGGAACAACCATTGGTATTCCAGGGGCAATCGTCCCTCTAGTCGTCGCGACTGTACCATTCTTCTCTCGTCAGGTGCAACTAGCCTTAACCGAAGTAGATAAAGGGGTTATTGAAGCGAGCGTTGCGATGGGATGTACACCACTTGAAATTATTTTCAGAGTGTACTTAAAAGAAGGACTACCAAGTCTGATTCGTGCAGGATCATTAACAATCATCAGCTTAATCGGATTAACGACTATGGCAGGAGCCTTTGGTGCCGGTGGAATCGGGAACGTAGCTATTTCCAGAGGATACAGTCGATTCCAAGGAGATGTTATCGTCGTATCGACACTTATCATGCTGATCGTAGTATTTATCACCCAAGCAATCGGTGACTATTTAGAGAAAAAAGCCACTAAATAA